One Alteromonas sp. KC3 DNA segment encodes these proteins:
- a CDS encoding 5-methyltetrahydrofolate--homocysteine methyltransferase, whose protein sequence is MKNSLMLTAIASALILAGCGDAETNIVELPPIEVPDDHDHDDHDHDDFEIESEGRLVVADADSNTLTVVDLDDSSVLDTFTSTFEGSSLSASAGYRFAVINSRSNGLTEFLDGGLWREDHVEHLHDYKEAPEMSDFNLEGSKPTHVVAHDGQLAVFYDGDAETSMPAGVKVVTDMQIASETDDVPSLDFTVNMHGVAEPRGNMLISSVRRDDAVSVSSNPILPDSVAVFHYHDGEYEEEQRFDGECADLHGAAQNELAVAFGCSNGVLVLNENDEVFTSTFVENIDSLNGLRIGNLYGHEHADAFIGVASQHGGGSAILANVSPVTSSMEVIDWMPEADAHAVSYGFTHEGEYFAILDDKGYVTLLEAHEEEGDTHWEFAHKIDVASANAESLEDDQSFSMTASQVEDMLFVVDPVAQAIWAVDLEDESATPLLSLDFVPSGAVWLGIAESHDHD, encoded by the coding sequence ATGAAAAACAGTTTGATGCTCACGGCTATCGCAAGCGCACTTATTTTGGCAGGTTGCGGCGATGCAGAAACCAACATTGTAGAACTACCTCCCATTGAAGTACCTGATGATCATGATCACGACGACCATGACCATGATGATTTTGAAATTGAAAGCGAAGGTCGTTTAGTGGTTGCGGATGCAGACTCTAACACGCTGACTGTGGTTGATTTAGACGATAGCAGTGTACTTGATACGTTCACCTCAACTTTTGAGGGCAGTAGCTTAAGTGCGTCAGCAGGATATCGCTTTGCAGTGATTAACTCGCGCAGTAATGGACTTACCGAATTCCTAGACGGTGGACTGTGGCGAGAAGACCACGTTGAGCACCTACACGACTATAAAGAAGCGCCTGAGATGTCTGACTTTAACCTTGAAGGCAGTAAGCCTACTCACGTTGTTGCACATGATGGGCAGCTAGCCGTATTTTATGACGGTGACGCCGAAACCAGCATGCCAGCAGGTGTGAAAGTGGTTACAGATATGCAAATTGCTAGCGAAACTGACGATGTTCCTTCGCTTGATTTCACAGTGAATATGCATGGCGTTGCTGAGCCGCGTGGTAACATGTTGATAAGCTCGGTACGTCGCGATGATGCTGTAAGCGTATCGTCTAACCCAATTTTGCCAGACAGTGTTGCGGTTTTTCATTACCACGATGGTGAATACGAGGAAGAACAACGCTTTGATGGGGAATGTGCTGACTTGCATGGCGCAGCACAAAACGAACTTGCTGTCGCGTTTGGGTGCAGCAATGGCGTATTAGTGTTAAACGAGAACGATGAAGTATTTACCAGCACGTTTGTTGAAAACATCGATAGCCTAAATGGTCTTCGCATTGGCAACTTGTATGGGCACGAGCACGCTGACGCATTTATTGGTGTTGCATCACAACACGGTGGCGGCAGTGCCATTCTTGCTAATGTTTCACCAGTTACAAGCTCTATGGAAGTGATTGATTGGATGCCGGAAGCTGACGCACATGCGGTGTCGTATGGGTTTACCCACGAAGGTGAATACTTCGCTATCCTTGATGATAAAGGCTATGTGACGTTGCTTGAAGCACACGAAGAAGAGGGTGATACCCACTGGGAGTTTGCTCACAAAATTGATGTGGCAAGTGCAAATGCTGAAAGCCTAGAAGACGATCAATCATTCAGCATGACAGCATCTCAAGTAGAGGATATGTTGTTTGTGGTTGATCCGGTTGCGCAGGCCATTTGGGCTGTTGACCTTGAAGATGAATCGGCAACGCCACTGCTATCATTAGACTTCGTTCCAAGTGGAGCAGTGTGGTTAGGTATTGCTGAGTCACACGACCACGACTAA